CTTTAGAAAATGAgcgaaagaagaaacaaaaaagaggaaCTCATCATTAACTTCTGATTTTAAGTTCTGGGTCCATCCTTTAATGTATGATACTGGATTGGCAGTTTAAACTCAACTTAGCATGTGCCTCTGTGAAAAGTGTCCCTGTCTATAGGGTTAAGGTGGACAGCATAGGAGATCTGATATGAAGAACAGCTTTGACAACTCCAAACTATTAAAATCCCAAGCAGGACTGGGCAAGGAGACAGGGACTTATGTTAATTTCATATAAAGCAGACCTGGTTCAGGGCTTCCTTCcacttggttggttggtttgtttatttattcattcttaaaGCATTTTGGGTTCAAGTGGGATGATGTAAGTCTGAGAATCTCCTTAACAGCCTGATCTCCTATCATGCCTTCCTGCATTTGTCCCATAGACAGACATGTCACTGTTACTATGAAGGGATATAACACTTGACCCATAAAACTAAGGTGTGGTAAAACAAAGCAAAGCGAACAATGACCATTTCTGGAGTACTTATTAGGTGGCCAAGGTCAAAACCAGTGAGTGGAAGAGGTATGATTCAATCTCAAGAAAGCCTAACTCAACTTCTGCCCTTGGTCAAAATACCAATAGGCTGCATTTTTCTCTACTTACTTTTTCATAAcacttttcatttcctcttaCTTATGATTGCAAAATTATAGGAGGCGAATGGGACAGGTATAACTATCTCCATGTAGAAATGTATAAGCTGAGAAGCATCACCATATGGCCCAATCTCTCATGTCCAGGGGAGGTGGTGGGCCTAGGCTGGTGAAGAATGTTACATGACAGAGGGGTCTTATGGCCCCCAACTCACTGAATCTTGGCTCAGTACCTGTAGATATGTTTCCAGAGCTGTCCACACATTCCAGTTACACAGGGGGGCTCCCTTGCCCAGGTGCTCTTTGATCCTCTTCTCTCGTTCTggagggctcagagcagggtgggCCTGAGCCCTGGGGATGCCCAGGACTGTCTCATGCACATAGACTGACCAGAGGTTGCAAGTGGCCTCAGTGGTGTGCGGGGGGAACTCCCACCCATGCCGCTGCTGGTTGTGGCCCAGCTCATGGATGGGTCCCCACAGACCTCTGCTTCTCATGTTGGTCTCATTGATGAGCTCCTGCACCGATTCCAGGTGGCACATGATGGGGTACCCTGAATGCATCCAGCCTGCGaaccaaaaagaaagagaggaggcaTGAGGTGGGGTACCCAAACCCATCTCCCTTCATTCCTCTCTATTCCAGAATCTCTGTGCTCATTGGAAAGTAAATGGCTTTCCTATATACTTCACACAGGCATTCTTGGTataattcatttcttcatttttgtgtgtttccTCTGGGTGCAAGGCTGTGACATTATGTCCTGTGTCTGAATTTTAGATCCTCGAGGCTAGAACAGCATCATCTCTTCACCTATGCAAACCACTGCTGTCTAGATGTATACTCTTTAACAGACAGAATCttgtcctttttaaaagataacaccGAAATTCCAGAGGAATTTTTTCCACTTGGAACCAGacttccttattttttctttagattccctCTTTCCTCTAAACCACTCAATACTTAATATAAacctcttttctccctcttttcatTGCCACTCGGACTTATGCTGGAAGGAAATGTTTCTATTTTAGCCTCTCCTTGAAACAACCCTCAGTGTCATCTGTGAACTCCTAGAATCATTTTTCCTGAGACTGTTCTACCCATCCTGTGAAATCTCACCTTGTAGATGTAAATGATTTACCTTCTCACATGTAAACATTTTTGCATCCCATCAAGGCCCACGTCTTTTAtggctttttacttttattggtAAAATTATGCCTTTCCCATATTGGacatttaaaaaggcaaaatgatAAATGGTGTTCACTGACTAGGAGTCCTTCCCTGGAACACCCACCAGCTGAGATTTGTACATCAGCAACAATCCTCTCCGGACGGTGGAACGGGAAAGGCTGAGCTGCCAATCTGGCTATAGCCTGCATCATCTCATCCCAGAGGCGGAGCACAGGCTCAGGGTCCTCCAGGGTCCGGAGGTTTTCAGTTGGCACCGTCAAGATGATGTTGTCTGTTGCCAGCTCTCCCCAGGGAGCCAGGCTCTCCTGAATACAGCTCTTCCACTCCTCCTGGGATGTCTTACCTACGAATAAATACCATGGATCTCTCAACCACTTCCCCAACTTCCCTTGAGCTGAAAAACACAACTTGAACTCTAGGAAGAGGACACTGAAATAATGAATTATTATCATGTGGGTCTCCTAGAAGGGAAGGATAGGCCTCCATATCCTTCCTTTAGTTCTATGAAGGGAAGGACAGGCCTCCAGATCCTTCCTTTGGTTCTACCCTGAAGTCTCCATAGGCACAGGGTGTTCAATTTCTCCTGCCTCCACTTCAACCTTGAACAGTTCTTCCTCCTTCTGTCCACCCatccctctccatctcctccttAGCAACCAGCCCCTAAACTACTATAGCATCCTTAGTGCTCCCTCTTCCCTCAATGTTCAGTTCACTTACCCAGCTTGTAATATGGGGCAGGCACAGCACTCTTAATAGTGATGGACATGGGTCCCAGTTTACTGCCTTTGGGCACGATGACATAGAAAAGGCCACCCCAGAGGCAAGAGACTGACTGTTTGGTCTTGTTCATACACCATCGGTGAGACACCATAGGGGCTCGAGACAACTTGCTGGCATTGTTCAAGTCATCGGTGTGGCAGCCAATCTGTACCTGCAGTGTTGTGTACATGAAGGATATTAGAAAAACTCCAAGAGCTCCAAtatggtggcagagtaggtggaagttacactcacctcctcccaggaccaaatcaaaattagaactaaatacagaacaatcaacctgaatgATGAACTAAAGACCatctgaacagaagtcttatcaATAAGGATTTGCAGAAtccacatggagactggtaggaagggcagagaggtGAAAGGGCTGGTCTTGCAGCCATGTGCAGCAGTTGAGAATACCaaaggatatctcagctgcaaaggtaCCCCCTGAAGAACATGGGTATCAACTCAACTCGGAGCTCCCAAGCCCAGAGTACCAGTGCTGGCAAGAGGAGCCCACCTAACAGCTGACTGTAAAAATCGGAgtttaaagacagagaatcttaaaagcagtgagagaaagatagttacctacaagagagctccCATAAGCTGTCagttatttctcaacagaaacatttccagccagagggattggcatgaaatattcagcgatgaaaagcaaggaactagccctggcctgtgtggctcacttGATTGAGAGTTGTTTCATGCAGCAAAAGATCAAACTATATTATAGGCCATAGTAATcatagtatggtactggcataaaacatgcacatagatcaatgggacagattagaaagctcagaaataaacccatgccatGCAcaacaaaagaggcaagaacatacaatggggtaaagccagttgatttaataaatggtgttgggaaaattggacaggtacatgcaaaaatatgaaaccagACTACCTCCtaacaccatatataaaaataaactcaaaatagattataGCTTAAATATGAGACTTGGAACCATAAAAACCTTAGGAAAAAACATACTGAAGtatcagacatttctcatagcaatatttctTCTGCTATATCTCCTCagtcaagggaaacaaaaaataaacaaatgggactacatcaaatgaaaaagcttttgcacaacaaaggaaaccatcaacaaaacaaaaagacaacctactgaatgggagaagatattggccaatgatatatctgataaaggcttaatataaaaaagttataaagaactcatacaactcaatggcaaaaacaaataatccaattaaaaatgggcaaaggacctgaatagacacttatccaaagaggacatacagatgaccaaaaGATATGAAGAGATGCTTAATGTCACTAATtaaagaaatgcacattaaaaccacagtgagatatcaactcacatctgtcagaatggctatcatcaatatatCAAGAAACAacaggtgttggtgaggatgtgtactgttggtgggagttcagactggtgcagccattgtggaaaacagtatggagtttccttaaaaaattaaacatggaactgccttatgacccagtgatttcactaTTTCACtgggtttatatatataaactcaaAGCactaaatctaaaaaatatatgatctttatgttcattgcagcattatttacagttgCTGAGATATGAAGGCAACTCAAATACCCATCAATAGAAGAGTGgatttaaaaaagctgtggcacaaaTATACAGTGGaacattactcagccataaaaaaaaatcttaccatttgtgatagcatggatggacctaaaagatattatgctaagtgaaatgagttaGCCAGAGTAAGACAAATACCatttgatttcacttatgtgtggaatctaaagaacaaaataatgaacaaacaaaattgaaacagactcatagatacagagaaaagattgatggttgccagaggggatggggtttgggggactggatgaaatagctgaagggattgagaagtacagatcgGTAGTTATAAAGTAGTCACGGGGATGtcaagtacaacatagggaatttagtcaataatattgtaacaactatgtatggtgccaggtgggtatttgAATTATTGAGGGGATACTAtgtataaagtatatgattgtctaactactatgctacacacatgaaactaatataaaataatattgtattgtaaatcataatagaaaaaaaattagacaaactccaccttcccttttctctgagCTACACATGGAAACCTATGATATTTTAGCACTTCAAAAGTAACATGTACTGAAGCACGAAGAGTCACTTTTCTAGGGATTAGAACAACTCCTGAGTCTGATTATGACTAGGTCCCACATGCCTTTGCATCAGGAAGAACCTCTTCTACTGGATGCTAAACCAGTGTGTTGAGTTTGATGCTGAGGATGAGCCTGTGGGGTCCTGTATACAGACAGGAGGTGTGACCACAGGCAGCAGGATCTGGCCTGAGGGGGAGACCTGAGTCTCTCTCCTTTGTCAGGCTTGCCTTTCTCCCACTCCCCGCTCCTCCCTCTCCACCAGGTCTGAAGGACTGAGTACTTCTCTGTTAGGAGTCCTGGACTTGCTTTTCTTAGGTTTAATGTGAGTTCCAGAAAGGAGCCTGATACAAAAGAGACCCTAGCTGTGGAAGGAAGTGACTTTCAGAATTGAGGCAGGAGGAATTTAAATTCTGAGTGTAGTGAGTGACCAGATTAAATATACCCTTCACGTGTCAAGGTAGAGGTAAAACCCAGAAAGGCAGTGAGCTCTCCACATTCCTGTTGGGAGGCAAACATCACCATGTGTGGAAGTTGCGGCTTAGGTCTGAGTGCTGGATCTGCTGTTAGCACTCTGGCGTCGTCACTCACTGCCTTCGGCACCCTGAAATTTAGCTGCATCCCCTGGGAAACCTGTAAAATGAGCTACCCGTGTTCCTGGTAGCATTGCCATGAGCTGGATGAGAATGAAGCAGCCCTGAGGTTTGGGGATGTGGGCAGTGGATGTTCTGGCCTTACCTTCAGGCCGGTATCGGCCACAGCTTCAGACAGTGAGACTTCTGCATTTTGTCCATTTAGGACGTAGAGTCCAGTACTCACCCAGCACTCACCGTTGCCTGAGAAAAGCCATAGGAAAGGCTGAGTTCTCCCCACTGGAGCagcacagccccttccacaggtGCAGGCCCTTTTCTGCATACCTCACTTAACTTATCCATGCTTCTTGCTCTCATCCCTTCTAAACTCTAAGAAGACCCCAACCCCTTTCCCTGAAAGTAGTTGGTGGAGAATAGAGCTGCCTGCCTGGGCTTCAGCACCTGCTAACCCAACCTTCCCCGGGTCCTGCAAAGCTCCCAGCACTCTCCTCTAGCTCCATACCTGGGTTGTTTCCATCGATGTCCACAGCAATGGagtggactgaggggtccaggCTGAAGTGGCAGGTCCTGGTTCCCCAACTCTGCACCAGCTTGGAACAGTCAGTCCCAGAATGTACCAGCTCAGTGGCTAGGCAGAGCACTGTAGCCTCAAGGGAATCACTGGCCACTGGGTTTTTCCGGCTCACAGCTGGGAGGCCGGACAACTGCAGCATCTTCCTTATAAGTCGGTGCATGGACATGTACGCAGGGACCCCCTCAGCAGGGATCTGCAGGAAGGCGGCCCCATCACCTCGCAGTTTTGCCAGCCAGCTCTTTTCCAAGTTCCTATTCCCCTGGTTCAGGACAGCCTGGAATTCCGATAGGGCCTTGCGGAAGTGGTAGCTCCGCATCTGAGGGTTGGGGACGGGGAAACACCCTGGGTTGAGAGACTGAGGTAGGATGCTAAGGCCAAAGCAGTTGAGGATGACGTTACCAGGGAAACCAGCCAACGTGGAGTGGCCCGGGTTCTGGGAGGCCCACCACCAGGCCTGGCCCCCGATCAGCAAGCCCCCTCCCTCAGCCACAAACTCCTGTAGCTGCTTAGCCTGACTGTCACTGTAAGCCTTACAGCAGTAGACAGCCAAACCATTTGTCAGATGGGGCTCCAGACTGCATTCCAGGCCATGCTTCGACAGTAGGGCACACAGGTTTTCTAGACTTGTGTTCACCCCAACTTTGCCTGTCTGGCCTCTGGACAGCCAGCGTACAGCATTGAGCAAAAAGGGCCTCATCTTGGGAGCACAGAGCATGCCCTCATGGGCAGCCAGGACCACCCGGCCCTGGCCATAGCGGGCAGCGGCCAGGAAGCAGCCGAGTGAGGCATCTAACCCCAGAGGGAAGGCCAGGGCCCCGTGCACCAGCAGCTGTGAGGGGATTCCTCCTGTCTTGATGTCGAGCTCTGAGATCCCTTCCAGGAGCTGGTGCTGGTCCTGCCTGAGGTCCTCCCCACACCTGGAAAGTGACAAAGGGGTCACAGTCAGTCAATGAACCATTGAAATGAGTTCACTACATAGAGAAATCAATGTGTGGGTACAAAGATTACAAAGTTCATGCCAAGCTCCTTATTCTTACTGATAACATTTAGGATTTTAGTATGtaaccatttattttttcacatctaAGGCATATTTTTTCACCTCTTAACAATCGATGGCATATCATTATTTAATTGGCATTGTTTGTTCTTTCTCAGTGACTCATAAAATAATGGTGCCTCTTATAATCCATGTTGTCCTAGATTTGATGAAATACTGAAGAGTAAGGTAGTGACCTTATTTGCACATCTTAAAATCTACATTCTGCAAATGAACTCTTCCCATGTCAGTCAACTGAATGTAGACTAATCTGGCTTGAATTTCCTATATTTTCAAATTGTTAAGCATATGAATGAATTAAATTAACAGAGATGTTCTATTACTCCTGAGAAAGTAGTCCTACTTACACATATCTCAGAGCTAATTTTCTGCAAAGGCGGGctgtaaaaaacataaaattacccTCACCTTGTGCTAGTTCTGATCTAGGAACACATTACAAATATATTGTTTAACATTATACTTGAAGACTTATACAAAtgcacagtctttttttttttttta
This DNA window, taken from Myotis daubentonii chromosome 10, mMyoDau2.1, whole genome shotgun sequence, encodes the following:
- the TCAF2 gene encoding TRPM8 channel-associated factor 2 isoform X1 — its product is MATTPMVAFEALLNGVTSWDVPEGPIPCELLLIGEAAFPVLVNKKGQVLIAASSYGRGRLVVVSHEGYLLDACLAPFLLNAVNWLCPSPGAPVGVHTSLEPLVTILRGSGIEAQVQPELGDLSGVYCINAYNETLTTELVQFVKRGGGLLIGGQAWYWAHQHGCDKVLSRFPGNLVTSVAGVYFTDTYGDRGPFKVSKKVPKIPLQVRCGEDLRQDQHQLLEGISELDIKTGGIPSQLLVHGALAFPLGLDASLGCFLAAARYGQGRVVLAAHEGMLCAPKMRPFLLNAVRWLSRGQTGKVGVNTSLENLCALLSKHGLECSLEPHLTNGLAVYCCKAYSDSQAKQLQEFVAEGGGLLIGGQAWWWASQNPGHSTLAGFPGNVILNCFGLSILPQSLNPGCFPVPNPQMRSYHFRKALSEFQAVLNQGNRNLEKSWLAKLRGDGAAFLQIPAEGVPAYMSMHRLIRKMLQLSGLPAVSRKNPVASDSLEATVLCLATELVHSGTDCSKLVQSWGTRTCHFSLDPSVHSIAVDIDGNNPGNGECWVSTGLYVLNGQNAEVSLSEAVADTGLKVQIGCHTDDLNNASKLSRAPMVSHRWCMNKTKQSVSCLWGGLFYVIVPKGSKLGPMSITIKSAVPAPYYKLGKTSQEEWKSCIQESLAPWGELATDNIILTVPTENLRTLEDPEPVLRLWDEMMQAIARLAAQPFPFHRPERIVADVQISAGWMHSGYPIMCHLESVQELINETNMRSRGLWGPIHELGHNQQRHGWEFPPHTTEATCNLWSVYVHETVLGIPRAQAHPALSPPEREKRIKEHLGKGAPLCNWNVWTALETYLQLQEAFGWEPFTQLFAEYQTLPSIPKDNTGKMNLWVRKFSEKVQKNLAPFFKAWGWPIQKEVAESLACLPWWEENPLRVHIHTEE
- the TCAF2 gene encoding TRPM8 channel-associated factor 2 isoform X2, producing MATTPMVAFEALLNGVTSWDVPEGPIPCELLLIGEAAFPVLVNKKGQVLIAASSYGRGRLVVVSHEGYLLDACLAPFLLNAVNWLCPSPGAPVGVHTSLEPLVTILRGSGIEAQVQPELGDLSGVYCINAYNETLTTELVQFVKRGGGLLIGGQAWYWAHQHGCDKVLSRFPGNLVTSVAGVYFTDTYGDRGPFKVSKKVPKIPLQVRCGEDLRQDQHQLLEGISELDIKTGGIPSQLLVHGALAFPLGLDASLGCFLAAARYGQGRVVLAAHEGMLCAPKMRPFLLNAVRWLSRGQTGKVGVNTSLENLCALLSKHGLECSLEPHLTNGLAVYCCKAYSDSQAKQLQEFVAEGGGLLIGGQAWWWASQNPGHSTLAGFPGNVILNCFGLSILPQSLNPGCFPVPNPQMRSYHFRKALSEFQAVLNQGNRNLEKSWLAKLRGDGAAFLQIPAEGVPAYMSMHRLIRKMLQLSGLPAVSRKNPVASDSLEATVLCLATELVHSGTDCSKLVQSWGTRTCHFSLDPSVHSIAVDIDGNNPGKTSQEEWKSCIQESLAPWGELATDNIILTVPTENLRTLEDPEPVLRLWDEMMQAIARLAAQPFPFHRPERIVADVQISAGWMHSGYPIMCHLESVQELINETNMRSRGLWGPIHELGHNQQRHGWEFPPHTTEATCNLWSVYVHETVLGIPRAQAHPALSPPEREKRIKEHLGKGAPLCNWNVWTALETYLQLQEAFGWEPFTQLFAEYQTLPSIPKDNTGKMNLWVRKFSEKVQKNLAPFFKAWGWPIQKEVAESLACLPWWEENPLRVHIHTEE